One genomic window of Candidatus Zixiibacteriota bacterium includes the following:
- the dcd gene encoding dCTP deaminase — protein MPVKSDRWIKEMSLKKGMIRPFTAKQIKSGISYGLSSYGYDIRVADEFKIFTNVNSSIIDPKDFSTDSFVDVKAKSVLIPPNSFALARSVEYFKIPREVITICLGKSTYARCGIIVNVTPFEPEWEGFATLEISNTTPLPAKIYANEGIAQIIFLGADELCMVSYADRKGKYQGQKHITLPKTI, from the coding sequence GTGCCTGTAAAATCGGATCGGTGGATAAAGGAAATGTCACTCAAGAAGGGAATGATTCGTCCTTTTACCGCCAAGCAAATAAAGAGCGGCATCAGCTACGGACTGTCCTCTTACGGCTACGATATCCGGGTGGCCGACGAATTCAAGATTTTCACCAATGTCAATTCATCGATAATTGATCCCAAGGATTTTTCGACCGATTCATTTGTTGATGTCAAAGCCAAATCGGTGCTGATTCCACCCAACTCTTTTGCGCTGGCGCGGTCGGTGGAATATTTCAAAATCCCGAGGGAAGTTATCACCATCTGTCTGGGCAAATCGACCTACGCCCGATGCGGCATTATCGTTAATGTCACGCCCTTTGAGCCGGAGTGGGAAGGATTCGCCACTCTGGAAATATCCAACACCACTCCCCTACCGGCCAAGATTTACGCCAATGAAGGAATCGCACAGATAATTTTTCTGGGGGCGGATGAGCTCTGCATGGTCTCTTATGCCGACAGAAAAGGCAAATACCAGGGGCAGAAGCATATTACTCTGCCGAAGACAATCTAA